A part of Cupriavidus sp. D39 genomic DNA contains:
- a CDS encoding IS30 family transposase, whose product MQSRTSYQQLQPEERMTIASMSQSGSSVRAMARTLGRSAGTVSRELRRNSCALRGYASLPAQAMRQARRVQARPVAKLDPQHARWGAVLTLLDWKWSPQQIAGILKRVWPEDPSMHVSHETIYTAIYAQPRGELRRQLIACLRHGRSTRMPRKRGVDRRGQIPEMVSIHVRPPEVEDRVMPGHWEGDFIKGAGNKSSVGVLVERSSRLVLLAKMDDATAASALAGFSAKLNSIAEPLRQSLTYDQGKEMTRHSELSANTGVKVYFCDPHSPWQRGTCENTNGLLRQYLPKGTDLSVHTQEELDAIADSLNKRPRATHAFHSPLEVFARMLKQVSHPQLQFTDAGVALGT is encoded by the coding sequence ATGCAAAGCAGAACTTCGTACCAACAACTTCAGCCTGAGGAGCGCATGACGATTGCGAGCATGAGCCAGAGCGGTTCGAGTGTGCGGGCCATGGCCCGCACACTCGGGCGCTCGGCGGGCACCGTCAGCCGTGAACTGAGGCGAAACAGCTGTGCGCTGCGTGGCTACGCGAGCCTGCCGGCGCAGGCCATGAGGCAGGCGCGGCGGGTTCAGGCGCGCCCGGTAGCGAAGCTCGATCCGCAACACGCTCGGTGGGGCGCGGTGCTGACTTTGTTGGATTGGAAGTGGTCGCCGCAACAGATCGCCGGTATCCTTAAGCGAGTGTGGCCCGAGGACCCCAGCATGCATGTATCTCACGAGACGATCTACACGGCCATTTACGCGCAGCCCAGGGGCGAGTTGCGCCGCCAGCTCATCGCCTGCCTGCGCCATGGCCGCAGCACACGCATGCCACGCAAGCGCGGGGTTGATCGACGCGGGCAGATTCCTGAGATGGTCAGCATCCATGTGCGCCCGCCCGAGGTCGAGGACCGCGTCATGCCGGGCCACTGGGAGGGTGACTTCATCAAGGGCGCGGGCAACAAGTCTTCGGTGGGCGTGCTGGTCGAACGCAGCAGTCGTCTGGTGCTGTTGGCCAAGATGGATGACGCTACTGCGGCCTCGGCGCTGGCCGGCTTTTCTGCCAAGCTCAATTCGATTGCTGAGCCGCTGCGCCAGAGCCTGACGTACGACCAGGGAAAGGAGATGACGCGCCACAGTGAGCTCAGCGCCAACACTGGCGTCAAGGTGTACTTCTGCGATCCGCACAGCCCCTGGCAGCGCGGCACTTGTGAGAACACCAACGGGCTGCTGCGCCAGTACCTGCCCAAGGGCACCGACTTGTCCGTGCACACACAAGAAGAACTCGACGCAATTGCCGACAGCTTGAACAAGCGACCTCGTGCTACGCACGCGTTCCACTCCCCACTGGAGGTGTTCGCTCGTATGCTCAAACAAGTTTCTCACCCCCAACTTCAATTCACTGACGCGGGTGTTGCACTTGGGACTTGA